Proteins from a genomic interval of Paenibacillus lentus:
- a CDS encoding DEAD/DEAH box helicase — protein sequence MSTFADFGLEPKVLQAITELGFEEATPIQTKSIPIAMSGRDLIGQAQTGTGKTAAFGLPLISKIPANEDRIVALVMAPTRELAIQVAEEIGKLSRFKGIRSLPIYGGQDIVRQIRALKKKPQIIIGTPGRLLDHINRKTIKLDDVQTVVLDEADEMLDMGFMEDIQSILKLVPEERQTMLFSATMPANIQKLAQQFLKEPEHVSVIPKQVSAPLIDQAYIEVHERQKFDALTRLLDMESPELAIVFGRTKRRVDELAEALQKRGYSADGLHGDLSQNQRDNVMRKFRDGSIDVLVATDVAARGLDVSGVTHVVNFDLPQDPESYVHRIGRTGRAGKEGVAWSFVTPREIDHLRFIERITRQKITRKPLPSIAEAIEGKQRITAERILELVEAGELNEYKGIAITLLEQYDSVNLLAAAFKLITGDKADKANIELTPEEPIRVKRRNPDIRSSGRKPYGYGNRSGGGYRRDNRDGGGRGGYGSKGGYNRDGGRDSYRSSSDRKPRPASNSGERRAPRRSDNPSFDN from the coding sequence TTGAGTACATTTGCAGATTTCGGCCTAGAGCCTAAAGTTCTACAAGCAATAACAGAACTCGGATTCGAAGAAGCAACGCCGATCCAGACCAAATCAATACCTATTGCGATGTCAGGCCGCGACCTGATCGGACAAGCACAGACAGGGACAGGGAAGACAGCAGCATTCGGCCTTCCACTAATCAGTAAAATTCCAGCCAATGAAGATCGTATCGTTGCTCTCGTTATGGCCCCGACCCGGGAGCTTGCCATCCAGGTGGCTGAGGAAATTGGGAAGTTGTCCCGCTTCAAAGGAATCCGTTCCCTGCCGATTTATGGCGGGCAGGACATTGTAAGACAAATTCGCGCATTAAAGAAGAAACCTCAGATCATTATCGGTACCCCTGGCCGCTTATTGGATCACATTAACCGTAAGACGATTAAGCTTGATGATGTACAGACTGTTGTACTAGATGAAGCCGATGAAATGCTCGACATGGGCTTTATGGAGGATATTCAGTCGATTCTGAAGCTTGTCCCCGAAGAGCGCCAAACAATGCTATTTTCCGCTACAATGCCAGCAAATATCCAAAAGCTCGCACAGCAATTTCTTAAAGAGCCGGAGCATGTTTCTGTTATTCCTAAGCAAGTTAGCGCACCACTGATCGATCAGGCTTATATCGAAGTACATGAGCGTCAGAAGTTCGATGCGCTTACCCGTTTGTTGGATATGGAATCCCCAGAGCTTGCCATCGTATTCGGACGGACGAAACGCCGTGTAGATGAGCTTGCCGAAGCATTGCAAAAACGTGGGTATTCGGCAGATGGCCTGCATGGCGATCTATCCCAGAACCAGCGCGATAATGTAATGCGCAAGTTCCGGGATGGCAGTATTGATGTGCTTGTTGCTACCGACGTAGCAGCTCGTGGCCTGGATGTGTCTGGCGTAACTCACGTTGTTAACTTCGATCTGCCGCAGGATCCGGAGAGTTATGTACACCGAATCGGCCGTACGGGTCGCGCGGGTAAAGAGGGTGTAGCCTGGTCGTTCGTTACACCGCGGGAAATTGATCATCTTCGTTTCATTGAGCGGATTACCCGCCAGAAGATCACACGTAAACCACTGCCATCGATTGCCGAGGCAATTGAAGGGAAACAGCGCATTACAGCAGAGCGTATTTTGGAACTCGTTGAAGCTGGTGAACTGAATGAATATAAAGGAATCGCCATTACGCTTCTGGAGCAATATGATTCCGTTAATTTGCTGGCGGCCGCATTTAAGCTCATTACCGGCGATAAAGCGGATAAAGCAAACATTGAATTGACTCCAGAAGAGCCGATTCGTGTAAAACGCCGCAATCCGGACATACGTTCTAGCGGACGCAAACCGTATGGTTATGGCAATCGCAGTGGCGGTGGATACCGTCGAGACAATCGCGATGGCGGCGGCCGCGGCGGATACGGCAGCAAGGGCGGTTATAATCGTGACGGCGGACGGGATTCTTACCGCTCCTCATCGGATCGTAAGCCGCGTCCAGCAAGCAACAGTGGAGAACGCAGAGCTCCTAGACGCAGCGACAATCCTTCGTTCGACAATTGA
- a CDS encoding YitT family protein, whose amino-acid sequence MLKTIWNSLVIVIGAILIAAGFNLFLVPHHLLSGGVSGLAMLTGYFTPLSISVMYLVYNIPILIAGLFLLGRRFILLSILSVATVTWFIALIPVREIPLATDSFLSAVVGGVLVGAGSGISFRAGGSSGGFDIVGSIITRYRDFPVGSVLVSMNAIVILAMGYIEGDWNLALASMVSIYLSGKVVDLLHVSHIKITLFIITDKTEELLSRLLKLPRGVTLIKTQGAFSHKEKDMLMTVTTRYELTELKSIIKSTDPAAFVNIVETVGVMGSFRKK is encoded by the coding sequence ATGCTCAAAACAATTTGGAACAGTCTAGTCATCGTAATCGGGGCGATACTGATTGCAGCCGGCTTCAATCTCTTTCTCGTCCCGCATCATCTGCTTAGTGGTGGGGTATCAGGTTTGGCTATGCTGACCGGTTACTTCACGCCCCTAAGCATAAGTGTAATGTATCTTGTATATAACATTCCTATTCTCATCGCGGGGCTGTTTTTACTTGGGAGGCGATTTATCCTGCTCAGCATTCTATCCGTCGCGACGGTTACTTGGTTCATCGCCCTAATTCCGGTACGCGAGATTCCGCTTGCGACGGATTCCTTTCTATCCGCGGTCGTCGGAGGAGTACTTGTCGGTGCAGGCAGCGGGATATCCTTTCGAGCCGGCGGTTCCTCTGGCGGCTTCGATATCGTCGGCTCGATCATTACAAGGTATCGCGACTTTCCGGTCGGCAGTGTCCTTGTCTCGATGAACGCTATCGTCATCTTGGCCATGGGCTATATCGAAGGGGACTGGAATCTGGCCCTTGCCTCGATGGTATCAATTTACCTTAGTGGTAAAGTGGTCGACCTGCTTCATGTTAGCCATATCAAAATTACTTTGTTCATTATCACGGACAAAACTGAAGAATTACTGAGTAGACTTTTGAAGCTGCCTCGTGGTGTTACTTTGATCAAAACACAGGGCGCCTTCTCCCACAAAGAGAAGGATATGCTGATGACCGTAACGACTCGCTATGAATTGACAGAGCTCAAAAGCATTATAAAATCTACCGATCCAGCAGCTTTTGTTAACATCGTGGAAACGGTGGGTGTGATGGGCTCGTTCCGTAAAAAGTAA
- a CDS encoding nitroreductase family protein: MDFNQFRDIVITRRSIRDFTEEPVAISDIEEIIDCARYAPSDTNSQTWEFIAVVNKEKIKHIEDFTWSKLHEIAERAEGEGLAREAKLLVKSFGPYATAFSGAPVLIVCLSTPYTSKFRDRIFDPISFVEPEVWTEEGLKSSCLATQNLMLAAHAKGLATCPMTGPVLLAEDKLREYLNIPEDRVVNMVIALGHPAISPKATPRKEVADILQIVE, from the coding sequence ATGGATTTCAACCAATTCCGGGACATCGTCATTACCCGCCGAAGCATACGGGATTTTACAGAAGAGCCTGTGGCGATATCGGATATCGAAGAAATTATCGATTGCGCCCGTTATGCACCTAGTGATACAAACTCACAGACCTGGGAATTCATTGCGGTTGTCAATAAAGAAAAGATTAAGCATATTGAAGATTTCACTTGGAGTAAGCTGCATGAAATTGCCGAGCGTGCTGAAGGGGAGGGGCTGGCGAGAGAAGCCAAGCTGCTGGTCAAATCTTTCGGACCTTATGCTACCGCCTTCTCAGGAGCTCCCGTACTGATCGTATGTCTTTCAACACCGTACACTTCAAAATTCAGGGATCGGATCTTTGACCCTATTTCTTTCGTAGAGCCAGAAGTATGGACGGAAGAGGGACTCAAGAGCAGCTGCCTTGCGACGCAAAACCTAATGCTCGCTGCCCATGCTAAAGGACTTGCGACTTGTCCCATGACAGGCCCTGTTCTCCTAGCGGAGGACAAGCTGCGTGAATATCTCAATATCCCGGAAGACCGGGTAGTGAACATGGTCATTGCCCTCGGCCACCCGGCCATCTCCCCTAAGGCAACTCCGCGTAAAGAAGTTGCGGATATTCTGCAAATTGTGGAGTAG
- a CDS encoding MFS transporter, which translates to MKSRNLASGEVSWLRAFIFTIYGTSALVASYFPLFYADLGFSRTQIGYIYAVGPMISLISNLLWSYASDRYRTIKKILFILLTGQLLMSFFLSTSTQFSVIMLIITLYYSFFYPVLPLTDSIAISTANRHNKNFLSIRIFGSIGFAVFALLIGYVLSKIPSISTMGVAMTLAGTALFFTFFIKDQATSVSKVNFSGVLSILKQKELLWFLGCVFCLALGMRMNDAFLSITLHDLGAGEDLIGWAMLLSAFSEIPIFLLLTRYGGKFKELPLLLFASLMFALRFMLVGISDSATGVLLIQMMHGVSFGIFYVTAIRMLSRLIPSQFQATGLALFTVMWSSLSGLLSGTFGGMLFEHFGRENYYFAAMGTSLLAFIGFACRYLYRSKPRPRAQANDSLPLND; encoded by the coding sequence ATGAAATCAAGAAACTTAGCTAGCGGCGAGGTGTCTTGGCTACGTGCTTTTATTTTTACCATTTACGGTACGAGTGCACTGGTTGCCTCCTACTTCCCGCTTTTCTACGCAGATCTCGGATTTTCCAGAACGCAAATCGGCTATATTTACGCCGTTGGTCCGATGATCTCCTTAATATCCAATTTGCTATGGAGCTATGCCAGTGATCGATACCGTACGATTAAGAAAATATTGTTTATCCTGCTTACAGGACAATTATTAATGTCGTTCTTCCTTTCGACGTCCACCCAATTTTCAGTCATCATGCTCATCATTACGCTGTACTATTCCTTTTTCTACCCTGTACTTCCGCTAACCGATTCGATCGCGATTTCAACGGCCAATCGTCACAATAAGAACTTTCTCTCCATCCGCATCTTTGGTTCAATTGGCTTTGCTGTCTTTGCTCTGTTGATCGGTTATGTGCTTTCTAAGATCCCTTCCATCTCAACGATGGGCGTAGCGATGACCCTAGCAGGAACCGCGCTATTCTTTACTTTTTTCATTAAAGACCAAGCAACCAGCGTATCGAAAGTGAATTTTTCCGGCGTCTTATCGATTCTTAAGCAAAAAGAACTGCTATGGTTTTTGGGCTGCGTATTTTGCCTCGCACTAGGCATGCGGATGAACGACGCTTTCTTGTCTATTACATTGCACGATCTTGGAGCGGGCGAGGATTTAATCGGCTGGGCTATGCTTCTGTCGGCCTTCTCAGAAATACCGATTTTCCTGCTGCTGACTAGGTACGGAGGGAAATTCAAAGAACTGCCCTTGCTGCTTTTCGCCAGCCTTATGTTTGCCTTAAGGTTTATGCTCGTAGGTATCTCGGATTCGGCAACCGGCGTGCTGCTAATCCAAATGATGCATGGCGTTTCCTTCGGTATATTTTATGTTACCGCCATTCGGATGCTCTCTCGCCTGATCCCTTCCCAATTTCAAGCAACCGGACTAGCCCTGTTCACAGTCATGTGGTCGAGCTTATCGGGTCTGCTCAGCGGAACCTTTGGGGGTATGCTGTTCGAGCATTTCGGCAGAGAAAATTACTATTTTGCTGCGATGGGCACATCGCTACTTGCTTTCATCGGCTTTGCATGCCGTTATTTATACAGAAGCAAACCTAGGCCGAGGGCACAAGCTAACGATTCTTTGCCCTTAAATGATTAA
- a CDS encoding putative glycoside hydrolase encodes MNIIWTILLLALSTGGGGDITPAHKNPSYSKLPGILQSSYQTFLANAAEGRLDNPLPPTMLAVNPQVESPVVKGIYVTAYSAGGSRMDQLVDLLDSTELNSMVIDIKDDTGYITYKTDNPKLQELGKPQPFIRDIDALMERLEKHDIYPIARIVVFKDSILAKKHPEYSFVHSDGSVWSNGKGEAFVNPYSKEVWDYNLEIAKEAAKLGFKEIQLDYVRFPEGFEKRADSLKYYKDERSRVDAVTSFVKFAKEELKPLGVKVSVDIFGYAASVPAAEGIGQDFVKISENVDIISPMIYPSHYTTGWFNAKDPDKAPYQTIKGATIDTQKKLEPLGENQPLIRPWIQDFTASWLGKGHYIKYGKHEVEEQIRALKDLNVDEYLLWNASNRYTSGVTYK; translated from the coding sequence ATGAATATTATTTGGACTATTTTACTGCTAGCTTTGAGTACCGGTGGCGGTGGGGACATCACTCCGGCTCATAAAAACCCATCTTACAGCAAACTGCCAGGCATACTGCAATCCTCCTATCAAACCTTCTTAGCCAATGCCGCCGAAGGCCGGCTCGATAATCCGCTTCCGCCTACGATGCTTGCAGTAAATCCTCAAGTGGAATCCCCCGTCGTAAAAGGAATTTACGTTACAGCTTATAGTGCAGGCGGTTCCCGCATGGATCAGCTTGTAGATTTATTAGATAGCACTGAATTGAATTCCATGGTTATTGATATCAAAGACGACACAGGTTACATTACGTATAAAACAGACAACCCGAAGCTTCAGGAGCTCGGTAAGCCGCAACCTTTCATTCGTGATATCGATGCCTTGATGGAACGATTGGAAAAACATGATATTTACCCCATTGCGCGAATTGTTGTTTTCAAAGACAGTATTCTTGCGAAGAAGCATCCCGAATACTCCTTCGTACATAGCGACGGTTCCGTCTGGAGTAACGGTAAAGGAGAAGCTTTTGTCAATCCGTACAGCAAGGAAGTATGGGATTATAACCTTGAAATAGCCAAAGAGGCGGCCAAGCTAGGATTCAAAGAAATCCAGCTTGATTATGTCCGTTTTCCAGAAGGCTTTGAGAAACGAGCGGATTCTTTAAAATACTACAAGGATGAGCGGAGCCGCGTTGATGCCGTTACCTCCTTTGTCAAATTTGCCAAAGAGGAACTTAAACCGCTTGGCGTCAAAGTATCCGTTGATATATTCGGTTATGCAGCATCCGTCCCTGCGGCTGAAGGTATCGGCCAGGACTTTGTGAAGATCTCAGAAAACGTGGATATTATTAGCCCTATGATCTACCCTAGCCATTATACAACGGGATGGTTCAATGCTAAGGATCCGGACAAGGCTCCCTACCAGACCATAAAAGGAGCAACGATCGATACACAAAAGAAACTGGAGCCATTAGGCGAAAATCAACCATTGATTCGGCCATGGATTCAGGACTTCACGGCAAGCTGGCTCGGCAAAGGCCACTACATCAAATATGGCAAGCATGAAGTCGAGGAACAAATACGTGCCCTCAAGGATTTGAACGTTGATGAGTATCTGCTTTGGAACGCATCCAATAGATATACATCCGGCGTGACCTATAAATAA
- a CDS encoding YesL family protein — protein MEYKGLMSGFYKVTEWIMRISGSNLLWLLCSSPFLFFVLTGLLSPDIEMWIQIAWILAILAPFTLFPATSALFSVTRKWVMGETDVSVIKVYFKGYKENYKQSMIGGIFYTLLIIVMIVDYNVYMKQFANMQIIGIIMLIFLILLSVSLFNFFSLVAHYHLKTTLLIKNAVLLTILRPFRVLSTVLCVIALAFITAQFTWLILFGFGTLTAFVAFYNFNVSYNKLQEKVEKMRQNEEGAKDSEEESASEDEGKLENREDGQDQDRLPEGNGDAVDAANADEIGMDKENTKL, from the coding sequence TTGGAATACAAAGGACTAATGAGCGGTTTCTACAAAGTGACTGAGTGGATTATGAGAATATCAGGCAGCAACTTGCTCTGGCTTCTCTGTTCGTCGCCTTTTTTGTTTTTTGTGCTTACGGGATTATTAAGCCCGGACATCGAAATGTGGATTCAAATCGCCTGGATTCTAGCGATCTTGGCACCGTTTACACTATTCCCGGCGACATCAGCCTTGTTCTCTGTCACACGTAAATGGGTGATGGGGGAGACGGATGTAAGCGTCATTAAGGTGTACTTTAAAGGGTATAAAGAGAATTATAAGCAGAGCATGATCGGCGGGATCTTCTATACGCTACTGATCATTGTTATGATTGTCGACTATAACGTGTATATGAAGCAATTCGCCAACATGCAGATCATCGGCATTATTATGTTGATTTTCTTAATTTTGCTTTCAGTTTCTTTGTTTAATTTCTTTTCTTTAGTTGCTCACTATCATTTAAAAACTACGCTTTTGATTAAAAACGCGGTTCTGTTGACGATTCTCCGGCCGTTTCGTGTATTGTCGACAGTACTTTGCGTCATTGCGCTGGCTTTCATTACTGCGCAATTCACATGGCTGATTCTATTCGGTTTCGGCACGCTTACCGCGTTCGTCGCTTTTTACAATTTCAACGTAAGCTATAACAAGCTGCAGGAGAAAGTGGAGAAGATGCGTCAGAACGAAGAAGGTGCGAAAGATAGCGAAGAGGAGTCAGCTTCTGAGGATGAGGGGAAACTTGAAAACCGTGAGGATGGCCAGGATCAGGATCGGCTGCCGGAAGGCAATGGAGATGCTGTCGACGCTGCGAATGCAGATGAAATCGGAATGGACAAGGAGAATACCAAGCTTTAG
- a CDS encoding helix-turn-helix transcriptional regulator encodes MKKIDRMLAIILALQQRPETAQSLADRLEVSRRTVLRDMQALSEMGVPLYAESGYGGGYRLMDGYTVPPLQLDAEEAMTVLLALEGMAKYADGPFQRARWTVMDKIRSVLPEGMLSEVSPLLSRVDLEVPDRRYKTPFLATLMYSAAQDEWLRIYYRSQNHCRYLEVKPLRIFAAYGFWYCEAYSVQHQEKRTFRVDRMDEVQRICKPSEAAEVAYSAEKADTDDRSEVIHVRVKLTYKGALLVEQDHHMGHHVKQVEDETWEVDFDCPRTEWNWAVSLFYSLGMDAEVLEPQRLRADILERARQVVERYDTSSHCLY; translated from the coding sequence ATGAAAAAGATTGATCGAATGTTGGCAATCATCCTGGCGCTGCAGCAACGGCCGGAGACGGCACAGTCTTTGGCCGATAGACTCGAGGTCTCGCGGCGAACGGTGCTGAGGGATATGCAGGCGCTGTCTGAAATGGGGGTTCCTCTTTATGCGGAAAGCGGATACGGCGGCGGCTACCGTTTGATGGATGGATATACCGTGCCGCCGCTTCAATTGGATGCGGAGGAAGCGATGACCGTGCTTCTGGCGCTCGAAGGGATGGCTAAGTATGCAGATGGGCCATTCCAACGGGCAAGATGGACAGTGATGGACAAGATCAGATCCGTTCTCCCGGAGGGAATGCTGTCCGAAGTTAGTCCGCTGCTGAGCCGTGTCGATCTGGAGGTACCGGACAGACGTTATAAGACGCCTTTTTTGGCAACATTAATGTATTCCGCTGCACAGGATGAGTGGCTGAGGATTTATTATCGATCCCAAAATCATTGCCGATATCTTGAAGTGAAACCGCTTCGCATTTTTGCCGCTTATGGATTTTGGTACTGTGAAGCCTACTCGGTGCAGCATCAGGAGAAGCGTACCTTTCGGGTTGATCGAATGGATGAGGTGCAACGGATCTGTAAGCCGTCAGAAGCTGCGGAAGTTGCTTATTCCGCGGAGAAAGCAGATACCGATGATCGGTCTGAAGTGATTCATGTCCGGGTTAAGCTGACCTATAAAGGGGCGCTCCTGGTCGAGCAGGATCATCATATGGGCCACCATGTGAAGCAGGTCGAGGATGAGACGTGGGAGGTGGATTTCGACTGTCCCCGAACGGAATGGAACTGGGCCGTCTCTTTGTTCTACAGTCTTGGAATGGACGCAGAGGTGCTGGAGCCACAGCGTTTGAGAGCGGATATTCTAGAGCGTGCCCGACAAGTGGTGGAGCGTTATGATACTAGCAGCCACTGTCTATATTAA
- the pfkA gene encoding 6-phosphofructokinase: protein MSAVKKIAVLTSGGDSQGMNAAVRAVVRSGLYYGLEVFGIQRGYQGLLNNDIFSMDLRSVGDIIQRGGTILQSARCVEFKTPEGQQKGAQILRDRGIDGLVVIGGDGSYHGAAKLSQLGIKTMGLPGTIDNDISFTDYTIGFDTAVGIVVDAVNKLRDTMSSHERASVVEVMGRHSGDIALQAGLASGAETILVPEVPFDLNEVADRMRANFDNGKRHSIVIVAEGVGSGEEVVKAIKERQPSLEPRATVLGHIQRGGSPTPFDRNLASRLGDFAVRKLIEGESNKACGMIGGEMILTDIEKVVSTKKTFDMGLYELASRLSQ, encoded by the coding sequence ATGTCAGCAGTTAAAAAAATCGCAGTTCTCACCAGTGGTGGTGACTCCCAGGGCATGAACGCAGCCGTACGTGCAGTCGTACGCAGCGGATTGTACTACGGGCTTGAAGTATTCGGGATTCAACGGGGGTATCAGGGGCTGCTCAATAATGACATCTTCTCCATGGATCTTAGAAGTGTAGGCGATATTATCCAACGTGGTGGAACGATTCTTCAATCGGCGCGCTGCGTGGAATTCAAAACGCCAGAAGGCCAGCAGAAGGGTGCTCAAATTTTACGCGATCGCGGTATTGATGGCCTGGTTGTCATCGGCGGTGACGGCTCCTATCATGGGGCGGCCAAGCTTAGCCAATTGGGAATCAAAACGATGGGCCTTCCCGGCACGATCGATAACGACATTTCATTCACTGACTATACGATCGGTTTCGACACAGCCGTCGGCATTGTTGTAGATGCAGTAAATAAATTGCGGGATACGATGTCTTCCCATGAACGGGCATCTGTCGTAGAGGTTATGGGACGCCATTCCGGAGATATTGCTCTGCAGGCGGGATTGGCTTCTGGCGCCGAGACAATTCTAGTTCCGGAAGTACCGTTTGACTTAAACGAGGTGGCTGACCGGATGAGAGCGAATTTTGATAACGGTAAGAGACATAGCATCGTTATCGTTGCTGAAGGCGTAGGCTCGGGAGAAGAAGTCGTCAAAGCGATTAAAGAACGTCAGCCGTCCCTTGAGCCGCGTGCGACAGTTCTTGGTCACATTCAACGTGGTGGTTCGCCTACTCCGTTCGACCGTAACCTGGCGAGCCGTCTTGGAGACTTCGCGGTACGCAAGCTGATTGAAGGCGAGTCGAATAAAGCCTGCGGCATGATTGGCGGCGAAATGATTCTTACGGATATTGAAAAAGTAGTGTCGACCAAGAAGACTTTTGATATGGGCTTATATGAGCTCGCTTCCCGTCTGTCCCAGTAA
- a CDS encoding sporulation protein YjcZ encodes MSNVGPGYGGFWTSTGTILVLFILLVIVSRSILY; translated from the coding sequence ATGTCCAACGTAGGCCCAGGATATGGCGGTTTCTGGACTTCCACAGGTACAATTCTCGTATTGTTCATTCTGCTCGTTATCGTAAGTCGTTCTATTCTGTACTAA
- a CDS encoding cold shock domain-containing protein yields MKGTVKWFNAEKGYGFIQVEGGEDVFVHFSAIQGEGFKTLEEGQAVEFEITDGNRGPQAANVIKL; encoded by the coding sequence TTGAAAGGTACAGTTAAATGGTTTAACGCAGAAAAAGGCTATGGCTTCATCCAAGTTGAAGGCGGCGAAGACGTGTTCGTGCATTTCTCCGCGATTCAAGGCGAAGGATTCAAAACACTAGAAGAAGGCCAAGCCGTTGAGTTCGAAATCACCGACGGTAACCGTGGTCCTCAAGCCGCTAACGTAATCAAATTATAA
- a CDS encoding tetraprenyl-beta-curcumene synthase family protein, whose translation MIELKQSRNQFPKEPIRLMSRVYKFILPDVRKELNGWKKEAGMIPDPELRRQALASIETKEFHCQGGAVYAAANLPKRHILIPLIVAFQTISDYLDNLCDRSTSMDEGDFRLLHQSMLDAIDPQAELTDYYALREEREDGGYLHRLVLTCHEQICKLPGYRAAQPFITELVQLYTDLQVYKHIHPDLREAALLKWWKLHQSRTPQLKWNEFAAATGSTLGVFMLFLSASDEHLNMTSARVIQDAYFPYVCGLHIMLDYLIDQAEDEIGGDLNFCSYYDNKETMLQRIVFMVDEARKDVAVLPASSFHVMIIEGLLALYLSDPKVSEQQEIRGVSKQLMRRSSLMRIFFFINSRWIRKRLKKQVKSFTK comes from the coding sequence TTGATTGAACTCAAGCAAAGCCGAAACCAGTTTCCTAAAGAACCGATCAGGTTGATGAGCCGAGTATACAAGTTCATCTTGCCCGATGTGCGGAAGGAACTTAACGGCTGGAAGAAGGAAGCGGGTATGATCCCCGACCCTGAGCTAAGAAGACAAGCGCTTGCTAGTATTGAGACGAAGGAGTTTCACTGTCAGGGGGGCGCGGTATATGCGGCTGCTAATTTGCCGAAGCGGCATATTCTCATCCCCTTAATCGTAGCCTTTCAGACGATCAGTGATTATTTAGATAATCTTTGTGACCGAAGCACATCGATGGATGAGGGAGATTTTCGACTGCTCCATCAGAGTATGCTGGACGCGATTGATCCGCAGGCAGAGCTGACTGATTACTACGCACTCCGTGAGGAACGTGAGGATGGGGGGTATTTGCACCGTCTCGTCTTAACCTGTCATGAGCAAATTTGCAAGCTTCCGGGTTATCGCGCGGCTCAGCCCTTTATAACCGAGCTGGTGCAGCTGTACACGGATTTGCAGGTGTACAAGCATATCCACCCCGATTTGCGCGAGGCTGCGCTTCTCAAATGGTGGAAGCTTCATCAGTCGCGAACGCCGCAATTGAAGTGGAACGAATTTGCTGCGGCTACGGGCTCGACCTTAGGCGTATTTATGTTGTTTCTTTCGGCGAGCGATGAGCATTTGAATATGACAAGCGCTCGGGTGATCCAAGATGCGTATTTTCCCTATGTATGCGGACTACATATCATGCTTGATTATTTAATTGATCAGGCGGAAGATGAAATTGGCGGAGATTTGAATTTCTGTAGCTATTACGATAATAAAGAGACGATGCTTCAGCGTATTGTATTTATGGTTGACGAGGCACGCAAGGATGTTGCTGTATTGCCGGCATCGTCGTTCCATGTGATGATTATCGAAGGGTTGTTGGCTTTGTACTTATCTGATCCCAAAGTCAGTGAGCAGCAGGAAATTCGAGGGGTTTCCAAACAATTAATGAGAAGAAGCTCGCTGATGCGTATATTCTTCTTTATCAATAGCCGCTGGATCCGCAAACGTTTGAAAAAACAAGTTAAGAGTTTTACTAAATGA